A single window of Debaryomyces hansenii CBS767 chromosome F complete sequence DNA harbors:
- a CDS encoding DEHA2F22110p (weakly similar to Q3MPM6_CANAL Hypothetical protein CaJ7.0126): MVNFFSKGRRRPDSYQGFSKYTDELNRYSNQESNNVAGVASTGISRSQSMTQGAGQAAMIALQRHNQQQNSSTPRQGAGVKQPVRRANSLTAASNRSNSMRSYTYHPKPSYTVGQPLGSTNQGGARRFNSLNSKSSVGSYHKPGARANSLTSQNSFVRSRSPPVLYEQDEGEEEGDVTVTTKTTKVVDSQGRVSSVTVETIKTFADGSTVTNTTTKNISRNNSRANSLNSQSMASKGNSGKHNSMLSNNAGGSYNLSKIDEDLQDFDYNYELDHDTLTQKGHGHPHVDNAMYDSIHDENFHGQGLRLNHGSTCHGDDFGSPELHSYGGGGNESIYSTGLKSITSESSKPLKSILKKKNNINDKGPDDAEGFADAVDELQSNQLDTKQNDTQHPYKSLSSPQFNEPPKFRVPQSPNMQAPQQPNRISTNTGNKRTHSLMSSPISRHDDVLSDKSEASNSIKFSEKHETIPIFYNDNKPKEPEHAKSSDKDFYSIAMQVAMERVYGNKEYQQSPKLEGKRAMSLNSHTSPIQEPKKENRTQELNEQGVNDDYVYQNHHKDFVGLSLRDNVEPKQTSRKERAKEEKKQQKSEMKEQKQKMKEKEKEEAENLKTSSKEQKKSQKAQKHGRFASLFGRRKSTSNDDSILTSDGELNKHGTDNNSQPTASNNNPIHESAKSVGSEAEYQKLNHKDFGQEDTSRAGGKVKNEGAAGFTVLNPETERGNGSNIETQPITNNSTSIPIRDPNYRRNLDPNQSHVNQGLNNNKPEYDTSVGYISNRDNSFNNAPPRPVFSNEGSGSYSMRFPRTDSATSDTKNLEDLPSRRDETGLNLNSEPQVRNVEDSNAGQQRFQDMAGPVPDVDSSILRAIVQNESEVDPSFNHDEPDLIQKTTLDPSANLINDRTSVYSNDAEEKRKGKVLDPITVPVLNEIKSETTSIESQSNKYKDLGTELESNNDNDADELFGSEDVHGYPEPGREVRDQDIQEKKGNSSQTLQESFNNEEIPKPDFVRQISSNDDLIDEAVLVNEDDVKGYDNINTLSDDPITSSVAQNQYSQEPIISNFEDQNNVNPAVAGTNNQTSSSKYNDSEELGRAPEYEKSFMGKIDSPSQAGETFSNNKEPVDFSPASVNGALEHNNFNKTSNLSNSEAANNSPQNLQSTEPIHDGFTTNEATNKGTGNAADATEAANRDQLQSTYLPKSSFEHMQREESGSPVVVHDDHDINETKPSKKGNKFKQKLFKYFVNSYNN; the protein is encoded by the exons ATGgttaattttttctctAAAGGCAGA CGGAGACCAGACTCTTATCAAGGATTTAGTAAATATACCGACGAATTGAACAGGTATCTGAACCAAGAAAGTAACAATGTTGCTGGAGTAGCTAGTACAGGAATATCCAGAAGTCAATCGATGACTCAGGGAGCAGGACAGGCGGCGATGATAGCGCTCCAGAGACATAACCAACAGCAGAACCTGCTGACGCCACGCCAGGGAGCAGGGGTGAAACAGCCGGTAAGAAGGGCCAATTCGTTGACAGCAGCGTCAAATAGGTCGAATTCGATGAGAAGCTATACGTACCATCCCAAGCCATCGTACACAGTTGGTCAGCCACTCGGAAGCACCAATCAAGGAGGGGCCAGGAGATTTAACTCGTTGAACAGCAAATCTAGTGTCGGATCCTACCATAAGCCCGGTGCTAGGGCGAATTCGTTAACATCTCAGAATTCGTTTGTGAGATCAAGAAGTCCACCAGTACTTTATGAACAAGACGAGGGAGAAGAGGAAGGTGATGTTACTGTCACCACCAAAACGACCAAAGTTGTAGATTCTCAAGGTAGAGTGCTGTCGGTAACAGTGGAGACCATAAAGACGTTTGCAGATGGATCCACAGTTACTAACACTACCACAAAGAACATTTCAAGAAACAATTCGAGAGCCAATTCGTTGAATTCACAATCAATGGCGTCGAAGGGTAATTCAGGCAAACATAATTCGATGCTATCAAATAATGCCGGTGGAAGTTACAATCTCTCGAAAATCGACGAAGATTTGCAAGACTTTGATTATAATTACGAACTTGACCATGATACTTTAACCCAAAAGGGTCACGGTCATCCGCATGTGGATAATGCCATGTATGACCTGATTCATGATGAGAACTTTCACGGACAGGGTTTGCGTTTGAACCATGGCTCAACATGCCACGGAGATGATTTTGGATCACCAGAATTACATTCGTATGGTGGCGGTGGTAATGAATCGATATATAGCACTGGCCTCAAATCAATTACCAGCGAATCATCGAAACCTTTGAAgtcaattttgaaaaagaagaataatataaatgataaaGGACCTGATGATGCGGAAGGCTTTGCAGATGCGGTAGATGAGTTGCAAAGTAATCAATTGGATACTAAACAAAACGATACTCAACATCCATACAAAAGTTTAAGTAGTCCTCAGTTCAACGAGCCACCTAAATTCAGAGTTCCTCAATCCCCAAATATGCAAGCACCTCAACAACCGAATAGAATCAGCACAAATACCGGTAATAAGAGAACGCACTCTCTTATGTCGTCGCCAATATCAAGACACGACGATGTATTATCCGACAAATCGGAGGCGTCAAATTCTATAAAATTTCTGGAGAAACACGAAACCattccaatattttataatgataataaacCCAAGGAACCTGAACATGCCAAGTCTTCAGATAAAGACTTTTACAGTATTGCAATGCAAGTTGCGATGGAGAGAGTATATGGTAATAAAGAATACCAGCAATCGCCAAAGTTGGAAGGAAAGAGGGCAATGTCCTTGAATTCTCACACATCTCCTATTCAAGAGCCAAAGAAGGAAAACAGGACACAGGAATTAAATGAGCAAGGTGTAAATGATGACTAtgtttatcaaaatcatcataaaGATTTTGTGGGTCTTTCATTGAGAGATAATGTAGAACCTAAGCAAACAAGtagaaaagaaagagcgaaggaagaaaaaaagCAGCAAAAGTCTGAAATGAAAGAACAGAAGcagaaaatgaaagaaaaagagaaagaagaagctgaaaatttgaagacttCGTCGAAAGAACAGAAGAAGTCTCAGAAAGCTCAAAAGCACGGAAGGTTTGCATCCTTGTTTGGTAGAAGGAAGAGCACTTCCAATGatgattcaattttgaCTAGCGATggagaattgaataagcATGGTACAGATAATAACTCACAGCCAACGGcatccaataataatccTATTCATGAGAGTGCCAAGTCAGTTGGCTCTGAAGCCGAATATCAAAAACTAAACCATAAAGATTTTGGTCAAGAAGATACTTCAAGAGCTGGAGGTAAGGTTAAAAATGAAGGAGCAGCGGGCTTTACAGTTCTCAATCCTGAAACGGAGCGCGGCAATGGATCGAATATAGAAACGCAACCTATAACAAATAACAGTACTTCGATCCCTATTCGAGACCCAAATTATAGACGTAATTTAGACCCTAATCAAAGCCATGTGAATCAAGGATTGAACAATAACAAACCTGAATATGATACTTCGGTGGGATATATATCGAATCGGGACAActcttttaataatgctCCACCGAGACCAGTATTTAGTAATGAAGGTTCTGGGTCATATTCCATGAGATTTCCTCGTACTGATAGTGCTACATCTGATACTAAAAACTTGGAAGATTTGCCTAGCCGTCGTGATGAAACTggtttaaatttaaattctgAACCGCAAGTTCGAAACGTTGAAGATTCGAATGCTGGGCAACAACGTTTTCAAGATATGGCCGGCCCAGTGCCGGATGTTGATTCATCTATACTCAGAGCAATTGTTCAAAATGAATCGGAGGTCGACCCTTCATTCAACCACGATGAACCTGATTTGATCCAGAAAACTACACTTGATCCTTCTGCTAATCTTATAAATGATCGGACATCAGTGTACTCAAATGATGCTGAAGAAAAACGTAAGGGTAAGGTATTAGATCCGATCACTGTACCAGTTCTCAACGAAATTAAATCTGAAACAACAAGTATTGAAAGTCAATCCAATAAGTACAAAGATCTTGGAACAGAGCTTGAGTCAAATAACGACAATGACGCAGATGAGTTATTTGGATCCGAGGATGTTCATGGCTATCCAGAGCCTGGTCGGGAAGTTCGTGATCAAGACATCCAAGAGAAGAAAGGTAATTCCAGCCAAACTTTGCAGGAAtcctttaataatgaagagatACCTAAGCCAGATTTTGTACGTCAAATATCGAGTAACgatgatttaattgatgaGGCAGTCTTAgttaatgaagatgacgtCAAGGGGtatgataatattaatacgTTATCTGACGATCCAATCACATCGAGCGTAGCCCAAAATCAATACTCTCAGGAACCgattatttccaattttgaGGATCAAAATAATGTGAATCCTGCGGTTGCTGGTACTAACAACCAGACTTCAAGTAGTAAGTATAATGACTCTGAAGAACTTGGTCGGGCCCCAGAGTATGAAAAAAGTTTTATGGGGAAGATTGATTCTCCATCTCAAGCTGGGGagacattttcaaataataaggaaCCTGTCGATTTTTCTCCAGCAAGTGTTAATGGTGCGTTGGAgcataataattttaataagaCTAGCAATTTGAGCAATAGTGAAGCTGCCAATAATCTGCCTCAGAATTTGCAGTCGACAGAGCCAATTCATGATGGGTTTACCACTAATGAAGCTACTAATAAAGGTACCGGTAATGCTGCAGATGCTACAGAAGCTGCTAATCGCGACCAATTACAATCAACATATTTACCAAAATCCTCCTTTGAACATATGCAGAGAGAAGAAAGTGGTTCACCAGTGGTTGTCCACGATGATCACGACATTAATGAGACCAAGCCTTCAAAGAAAGGTAATAAGTTTAAGCAAAAGCTTTTCAAGTATTTTGTTAATTCTTACAATAATTGA
- a CDS encoding DEHA2F22132p (no similarity): MMNSKYKAKTHLVSYEEAAYKRFLNRLNKWPSMPILQIHNKQGIVSGAKNDIKRSKIYSSSSMSLPSATYSSFGSETKSNIENCDSDELEHQFNSSDDELVSEKQIVDSQRVNLENIQSSSLSLQTLELTIDTCKIFESKEPAYEQLFDVSLSSFAESDVSSLVNVLNTLKFNNESDMNQMNSQEERRKLKYRSEHTTYHLKNNDNLFYVRKDGAKRNLKDSNSKDVFIRQQENSSEDVESISSLNDSFSKEYLMHFKDRLKEIRKENMTIPVINKPIHNGNRFSRVFNYCFSMR; encoded by the coding sequence ATGATGAATTCTAAATATAAAGCTAAGACACACTTAGTATCTTATGAGGAAGCCGCTTATAAAAGGTTTTTAAATAGATTAAACAAATGGCCATCAATGCCCATCTTACAAATCCATAATAAACAAGGTATAGTTTCAGGAGCAAAGAATGATATAAAGAGatccaaaatatattcttcaagttcGATGAGCCTTCCTTCTGCCACATATAGCCTGTTTGGAAGTGAAACTAAGTCTAACATAGAGAACTGTGATTCCGATGAATTAGAGCATCAATTTAACTCAAGTGACGATGAGTTAGTCTCCGAAAAACAAATCGTTGACTCTCAGAGAGTTAACTTAGAAAATATACAAAGTTCTTCTCTATCATTACAAACATTGGAGCTAACTATAGATACAtgtaaaatatttgaaagtaaGGAGCCGGCTTATGAGCAATTATTTGATGTCTCGTTACTGTCGTTCGCTGAATCGGATGTCAGCAGCTTAGTGAATGTGCTAAACACATTGAAGTTTAATAATGAGTCAGATATGAACCAGATGAATTctcaagaagaaagaagaaaacttAAATACCGAAGTGAACATACCACTTACCatttaaaaaataatgacaatTTATTCTACGTAAGGAAAGACGGAGCTAAGAGAAACTTAAAAGATTCCAATCTGAAAGATGTTTTTATTAGACAACAGGAGAATCTGTCAGAAGATGTTGAAAgcatttcttctttaaacGACAGTTTCTCgaaagaatatttaatgCATTTTAAAGATCGACTAAAAGAAATAAGGAAAGAAAACATGACAATTCCAGTGATAAATAAGCCTATCCATAACGGAAATAGGTTTAGTAGGGTATTCAACTATTGTTTTCTGATGAGATAA
- a CDS encoding DEHA2F22154p (weakly similar to uniprot|P40560 Saccharomyces cerevisiae YIL001W Hypothetical ORF): MTVGQPTSINDELDESIEELTYVTFPMNYDHMPSAIHQIDTPPQTADGSGQDLIKVFNNLCMSCRAGDIDTVDSLLSTPELNINQVDEWDYSPLILASLCGHTKIVELLLSRGAVCDRDTFQGARCIYGALNDTIRDLLISFDISKTVDMSQPFAGHISSILNPLNQMPTSDILFRFPHINGTLTRDLQIFRLNRFILAARSPYFFDKLKKGGAWNSKTIIDMPSSTNPAVFKMIVDYMYLRTDGLPIDQSKTQDQLVKFAAKLKLGDLLTNIEMIKETNNDKEKAKAKHSASFMYVEKARKDMDSFLVSSIIGNRVVSKLELGKEIDFEEINPELHIDENQKAELLNSSSIPDTIVSVIDADSESIVYLPVHKAIMARSEYFETMFKSDIFLSSQEDLPILKDYEKTLNKVIIDRPLILPVHIPVIQISTYTSNFEVAKIILSFLYHDDVPPIPLIFTIELLFAADELFLDRLKTMCAVNITSNFSKLTFSEFQSLFERVGYSAYDLIRVSWQTRCDKLEQHVSKLIAHNLERISDDEVERSQFCSLIEESASRIQERQDTDTIELIDDIRYYIAKKYSVNDEFTDFEPIAEHFRESDPTYVAAEDIQIYKNALSKYEREIDMIDALLDDLSLGA; the protein is encoded by the coding sequence ATGACAGTGGGGCAACCAACAtcaattaatgatgaattagacGAGTCAATAGAGGAGCTCACTTATGTGACATTTCCTATGAATTATGACCACATGCCTTCTGCAATCCATCAAATAGATACACCTCCCCAAACAGCTGATGGTTCCGGCCAAGATCTTATTAAAGtgtttaataatttatgtATGAGCTGCCGCGCAGGAGATATTGATACAGTGGACTCTTTACTTTCAACGCCAGAACTCAACATTAATCAGGTGGATGAATGGGATTATTCGCCATTGATTTTGGCGTCGTTATGCGGGCATACAAAGATCGTTGAATTATTACTATCAAGAGGCGCTGTTTGTGACAGAGATACTTTTCAAGGAGCTAGGTGTATTTACGGTGCATTGAATGATACGATACGTGACTTGTTGATAAGTTTTGATATATCCAAAACTGTTGATATGTCACAGCCCTTTGCCGGTCACATTTCTTCTATATTGAATCCATTGAATCAAATGCCCACAAGCGATATATTGTTCCGATTTCCTCATATTAATGGCACTTTGACTAGAGACTTACAAATTTTCCGATTAAATAGATTCATCTTGGCGGCAAGGAGTCCATATTTCTTcgataaattgaagaaaggTGGTGCATGGAATCTGAAAACAATAATTGATATGCCGTCTTCTACAAATCCTGCtgttttcaaaatgattGTGGATTATATGTATTTGAGAACTGATGGACTTCCTATTGACCAACTGAAGACTCAAGATCAATTAGTAAAGTTTGCGGccaaattgaaattgggAGATTTACTAACGAATATTGAAATGATAAAGGAAactaataatgataaagaaaaagcAAAGGCGAAACATAGTGCGTCTTTTATGTACGTTGAAAAAGCAAGAAAGGATATGGACTCATTTTTGGTGTCCAGTATTATAGGAAACAGGGTTGTTTCAAAGCTCGAATTAGGTAAAGAAATAGACTTCGAGGAAATTAATCCAGAACTTCATATCGATGAAAATCAGAAAGCCGAACTTTTAAACTCATCATCGATACCAGATACAATCGTATCTGTTATAGATGCCGATTCCGAATCGATAGTTTATTTACCAGTGCATAAGGCAATCATGGCCAGAtctgaatattttgaaactATGTTCAAATCAGATATATTCTTGTCTTCACAGGAAGACTTACCAATCCTCAAAGACTATGAGAAGACTTTGAACAAAGTAATTATCGATAGACCGCTTATACTACCAGTTCACATTCCTGTCATTCAAATATCCACATACACAtctaattttgaagtaGCCAAGATCATATTGTCGTTTTTGTATCATGACGATGTTCCTCCGATTCCATTGATATTCACTATCGAGTTGCTATTTGCAGCTGATGAACTATTCTTAGATAGGCTCAAGACAATGTGTGCTGTGAATATTACATCCAATTTTTCGAAGCTTACATTTTCTGAATTCCAATCCTTGTTTGAAAGAGTTGGCTACAGTGCGTATGATTTAATCAGAGTATCATGGCAAACTAGATGTGATAAGTTGGAACAGCATGTATCGAAATTAATTGCTCATAATCTTGAAAGAATTAGCGATGATGAAGTTGAGAGATCGCAGTTTTGTTCTCTCATTGAAGAAAGTGCCTCCagaattcaagaaagaCAAGATACAGATACTATCGAACTAATCGACGATATTCGTTATTATATAGCcaagaaatattctgtcaatgatgaatttaCTGATTTCGAACCGATAGCAGAGCATTTTAGGGAAAGTGACCCTACTTATGTTGCTGCCGAAGATATCCAAATCTATAAAAACGCTTTGTCCAAATATGAAAGGGAAATTGACATGATTGATGCCTTACTAGATGATTTACTGTTAGGAGCTTGA
- a CDS encoding DEHA2F22176p (similar to uniprot|Q12754 Saccharomyces cerevisiae YPL012W RRP12 Protein required for normal pre-rRNA Processing), whose translation MADNNPDGGLSADVFLMEDKLSKIRTQINSKLDNQKNLAIILSAVEENIEEQKNEKTPVAYFVSFLSLLDQSVKGDSIVDSGLATTTAYFLDIIFPFTPKPLLKAKFGEILTKLAPPLTNPESEAPLVRSTIGALESLLLAQDHQQWVSSGNISPKRALIGLLELSFDPRPKVRRRAQESVHKILMNPPPSPSPIHVAAPLCGDLALKKLVSLVETSSRGNKKNSNKDSNSQIIHTLQLITSITSANSWPSTQIEPLCDILLEISKTSDQYLVTSAFSAFEGLFKSMSNIIDVEKFTKVLDIIFDLKPSVNDSHLAASWLAVVAKALESFASLSPETCLQRTSDVIPIVSQFLSSDSRDIYISASQCLIAIITETIPDNYLLQPSEQHGVSGEIYELMDETITFIADHIEKELLSIKYQHATKEILELITATILKLRTRCNPDFLNVLQVVGEWRTNETDSFPHNKEAEDVISASISTMGPDVVLSVLPLNLNGEGSGRAWLLPLLRDNVRFADLSFYRREILPLVELFEQKIKDATNKESMHVKILQTIIDQVWSLLPHFCDLPKDMRSSFDDSFAATLSDLMYANVELRIPICHALRLLVESNIAYSEGALADDLLMQEEFPIAESKKNLEYLASKASNILSVLFNIFTSTIPESRGFILDTVDTYLQVIPKADLESTFNKVCGLLKNSMDEEVNAAPATNQSKSEAPKLSSTMMDLIVAMAKYVPESSHNALFSIFSSTVALENNVLMQKRSYRIINKLVETDEGKASIVKFIGNIEEVLVATAEITHKSARASRLSAIHLILDLLPEGDLHFIPAVLQEIIMSTKDVNEKTRGLSYQILIKMGHRMSQGGLIENSKVPGFADDTPSSEASLTEFFTMVSAGLAAQTPHMISATITAVSCLVFEFKDELPTEVLLEIASTVELFLTHNSREIAKSAIGFVKVEVLSLPEDLVRANLKELLTKLMRWSHEHKGHFKSKVKHILERLIRKFGVEEVEQAIPEEDKKLVSNIKKTRDRTKRKQEAEIAEGTETPGNKKFVSAYEEALYDSDDEDVDNVDDEEQTHGKKSNQFILETGDEPLNLLDRQTLAHISSSKPKKFTKKDLAAKSDFKTKNGKFVFNEGEEDDPLSSKSSGIDAYLDAVKSAPVRGQKNKLKFKKNKNEDDFSEDEDEKPAFKKSSNNKLMNKSKIQKPKQKFKAKKKL comes from the coding sequence atGGCCGATAATAACCCAGATGGTGGATTATCTGCAGATGTCTTTTTAATGGAAGATAAATTGTCCAAGATAAGAACacaaattaattcaaaattagacaatcaaaagaatttaGCTATAATCTTATCCGCTGTGGAAGAAAACATCGAGGAAcaaaagaatgaaaaaacACCAGTTGCGTACTTTGTTTCCTTCTTATCCTTATTAGACCAATCTGTTAAGGGTGATAGTATTGTTGATAGTGGATTAGCTACTACCACGGCTTACTTTTtggatattatttttcCGTTTACTCCTAAACCATTATTGAAAGCTAAGTTCGGTGAAATTTTAACCAAATTAGCCCCTCCACTTACAAACCCAGAATCTGAAGCTCCATTAGTTAGGTCGACTATTGGTGCATTGGAGAGTTTATTGTTAGCACAGGACCATCAACAATGGGTTTCTTCCGGCAACATTTCCCCAAAGAGAGCTTTGATTGgattattggaattatcGTTTGACCCAAGACCAAAAGTGAGAAGAAGAGCTCAAGAATCAGTTCATAAGATCTTAATGAATCCCCCACCATCTCCTTCTCCTATTCATGTTGCTGCACCATTGTGTGGTGATTTAgctttaaagaaattagtTTCGTTGGTTGAAACACTGTCCAGAGGTAAtaagaagaattcaaataaagattcaaattcacAAATCATTCATACATTACAATTAATCACATCTATCACTTCTGCCAACTCGTGGCCTTCAACTCAAATAGAACCGTTATGTGACATATTACTTGAAATTTCGAAGACCTCAGATCAATATTTAGTGACTTCTGCGTTCTCTGCGTTTGAaggattattcaaatcaatgTCCAATATCATTGATGTGGAAAAGTTCACAAAGGTTTTGGATATCATCTTCGATTTAAAACCATCAGTCAATGATTCGCATTTGGCTGCTTCTTGGTTAGCGGTCGTTGCTAAAGCATTGGAAAGTTTTGCTTCTTTATCACCGGAGACTTGTCTTCAGAGAACTTCAGATGTTATTCCAATAGTATCTcaatttttatcatcagATTCAAGAGATATTTACATTTCTGCATCTCAGTGCTTAATAGCTATTATTACTGAAACTATTCCAGATAATTACTTGCTTCAACCATCGGAACAACATGGCGTATCCGgtgaaatatatgaattaatGGATGAAACCATCACATTTATTGCAGATCATATTGAGAAGGAATTATTATCCATCAAGTATCAACATGCTACTAAGGAAATTTTAGAGCTTATTACTGCtactattttgaaattaagaaCCCGCTGTAATCCGGACTTTTTGAATGTTTTACAGGTTGTTGGAGAATGGCGTACTAATGAAACCGATTCCTTTCCACACAATAAAGAGGCGGAAGATGTCATCTCTGCGTCTATTTCTACAATGGGCCCGGATGTAGTTTTAAGTGTTTTACCATTAAACTTGAACGGTGAAGGATCTGGTAGAGCTTGGTTATTGCCATTATTGAGAGATAATGTGCGTTTTGCTGATTTAAGTTTCTACAGAAGAGAAATCTTACCGTTAGTTGAACTTTTTGAACAGAAAATTAAGGATGCAACCAATAAAGAATCTATGCACGTTAAGATTTTGCAAACAATAATTGATCAAGTATGGTCATTATTACCACACTTCTGTGATTTACCTAAGGATATGAGAAGTAGTTTTGATGATTCCTTTGCTGCTACCTTATCTGACTTGATGTATGCGAATGTAGAATTGAGAATTCCAATCTGCCATGCATTAAGATTACTAGTTGAATCCAATATAGCCTATAGTGAAGGCGCTCTTGCggatgatttattgatgcAAGAGGAATTCCCTATTGCAGAAtcaaaaaagaatttagAATATTTAGCTTCAAAGGCTTCAAACATTTTGTCagttttattcaatattttcactTCGACAATTCCTGAATCTAGAGGATTTATTTTAGATACTGTTGATACGTATTTACAAGTTATTCCAAAGGCTGACTTAGAAAGTACTTTTAATAAAGTATGTGGTTTGTTAAAGAACAGTATGGATGAAGAGGTTAATGCTGCCCCAGCTACTAACCAATCCAAATCTGAAGCTCCAAAATTAAGCTCAACAATGATGGACTTAATTGTGGCTATGGCTAAATACGTTCCTGAGTCATCTCataatgcattatttagtatcttttcttcaactgTCGCCTTAGAGAATAATGTTCTTATGCAAAAGAGGTCATACAGAATCATCAATAAGCTTGTTGAAACCGATGAGGGTAAAGCCTCTATTGTTAAGTTTATTGGTAacattgaagaagttttgGTTGCCACAGCTGAAATAACTCATAAGTCAGCAAGAGCCTCAAGATTATCAGCAATacatttgattttggatttattaCCTGAAGGCGATTTACATTTTATTCCAGCAGTTTTGCAAGAAATAATCATGTCTACTAAAGATGTCAATGAAAAAACCCGTGGTTTATCGTACCAAATTTTGATTAAAATGGGTCATAGAATGAGCCAAGGGGGTTTGATTGAAAACTCTAAGGTTCCAGGTTTTGCTGATGATACTCCATCAAGTGAAGCATCTTTAACCGAATTTTTTACCATGGTAAGTGCTGGGTTGGCTGCACAAACTCCACATATGATCTCCGCAACAATTACTGCCGTATCATGCTTagtatttgaattcaaagatGAATTACCTACAGAAGTGTTATTGGAAATTGCATCCACTGtcgaattatttttaactCATAACTCGAGagaaattgcaaaatcGGCAATTGGTTTCGTCAAGGTTGAAGTCTTGTCATTACCAGAAGACTTAGTGAGAGCTAATTTGAAGGAATTGTTAACAAAGTTAATGAGATGGTCACACGAACATAAGGGTCATTTCAAATCTAAAGTGAAGCATATCTTAGAAAgattaataagaaaatttgGAGTAGAAGAAGTTGAACAAGCCATTCCAGAAGAAGACAAGAAATTGGTTtccaatatcaaaaagaCTAGAGATAGAACAAAGAGAAAGCAAGAAGCTGAAATAGCTGAAGGAACTGAAACTCCTGGTAATAAGAAATTCGTTTCTGCCTACGAAGAAGCATTATATGATTCAGATGACGAAGACGTTgataatgttgatgatgaggaACAAACTCATGGCAAGAAATCCAACCAGTTTATTTTGGAAACTGGTGATGAACCATTGAACTTGTTAGACCGTCAGACCCTTGCtcatatttcttcttccaaacCTAAGAAGTTCACTAAAAAGGATTTGGCTGCGAAATCTGATTTCAAAACTAAGAACGGTAAAtttgttttcaatgaaGGAGAGGAGGACGATCCGCTTTCTTCAAAGAGCTCTGGTATTGATGCATACTTGGATGCCGTGAAACTGGCACCAGTAAGAGGtcaaaagaataaattgaaatttaagaagaacaagaatgaagatgactTTTCcgaagacgaagatgaaaaaCCCGCCTTTAAGaaatcttctaataataaattaatgaataaatcaaaaattcaaaagcCAAAGCAAAAATTTAAGgcaaagaagaagctttAA
- a CDS encoding mitochondrial 37S ribosomal protein MRPS16 (similar to uniprot|Q02608 Saccharomyces cerevisiae YPL013C MRPS16 Mitochondrial ribosomal protein of the small subunit), which yields MSLRTSPIKIRLALFGRKNQPLYNIVVANKRSARDSLPIEVLGTYNPISVPLTPAEKVQGVKPYKHIELDFDRSKYWIGVGADLSDRVNFLFKKAGLLPEQWPNPNKLSQHINKSVVNEVKTVYEEPKQYIRPRD from the coding sequence ATGTCTTTGAGAACAAGTCCTATAAAGATTAGGTTGGCGCTTTTCGGGAGAAAGAACCAGCCGTTATATAATATCGTTGTTGCCAATAAAAGATCGGCCCGTGATAGTTTACCAATTGAAGTCCTCGGTACATATAACCCAATTTCAGTTCCTTTAACACCAGCAGAAAAAGTGCAAGGAGTCAAACCATACAAACATATCGAATTAGACTTTGATAGATCTAAATACTGGATAGGTGTGGGTGCAGATCTCTCGGATCGtgttaatttcttatttaaGAAGGCTGGATTATTACCAGAACAATGgccaaatccaaataaattatctcagcatattaataaatcagttGTCAACGAAGTGAAGACAGTTTACGAAGAACCAAAGCAATACATAAGACCAAGAGACTAA